The sequence ATCGTGAATATCTCCTTCCTGTACGAATGTTACAGCCATTCCGACGCCTTCACCGGTCTTCTCTTCTGCGAGAACTGGCTCAAGGATCTCCATTGCGGCTTTCATTGCCTTTGCAGACATCATGATCTGTGGAAGGTAGATTGTTGCTGCTTCGAAATTGTCACCTACGATCTTCATACCTGGTGCAAGTGCTTCGTTGATAATGTCGAAGGCAGATATTCCTGCGTCAAGTGCTTCCTGTGTCATTGCTGGACATCCGTTAATGTCCTGGTTTACTATTGCATTTTTAAGTTTGTCAAAAAGTTCCTGATTTCCCATTTTCTTCACCTTTTGTAGTATTCACTTTGAATCAAGTCAATGCCAGATCATCACAGGCATTACTAAATAGAACACTGTCCTGAAACTTATATAACCTAGCCGATAGCGTTTTTTGAAACTGCATTAAAATATCACCTCACCTCCTGAACAGATGGTGCGAATATAATATGGCAAACCCCGGGTTATTTGACACCATCTTTCAAATGTATGTTTTAAGCCGAATTGATGTTGTGATCAAAAAGGACAAAGGCATTAAAAAAGACAAAACTAATATAACAAAAATGAAATAAAGTGAAGACGGAATATCGGAAAATATTGTTGTAGTGGCGTGATCTGTATTCAGGACAATTTATTATGTATGGAACCCTGCCCCTAAAAGATAACATTCTTTTGAAAGGACAATAATTTTTAACTATGGTCCCTATTTACAGTTACCAGATTAAGGGGGATAAAAATTGAACAGAACCAGAATAAATTATATTGTGGACCTCATACTTTTTCTACTTTTCATAATCGTAGCTTTTACAGGGTTTTTCATGTATCTTGTTATACCTGAGGGAATTCCACAGGGAAGGTATCAGGTCTATATGGGACTTACAAAAGCCACATGGACAATAATACACAACAGATCATCCATATTACTGACAGTTTTTGTGGCGGTCCATTTCATACTTCACTGGAAATGGATCACATGCATTAAAAGAAACTTGTTCGGGAAGGGTAAAAAAAGAAAGGATGAATATCTGTGTGAGGAAAAATCTTCTGATCAATTTGATTCCTGATCAAAATAATCATGGGTTGTTGATACAGAATTTATTATCACCTGCGAGTTCTCCTTTACGACGTACTCGCTCAGCCCAACATCGCTCTTCGGATCACCCCAATCGTATGTATATCCCAGTCTGGTCCATGGATACTCCTCATATGTTGTACTGTTAAGGGAATTAAACCATTCGAGATGTTCCTGTGAAACGTTCTCATGGAAATAAAGTTGAGCTTGCGTATCTGTGATCTCAGGGTCAGGAGCTGGTCTGAAAAGATCATCGGGCATCACCCACATTTCCACAAAATAGTTATTTCCATTATCATAGGGAAGACCTATAAGCTGCTCCAGCCTAACCGTTAGCTCATCATCCTGTATATCATTCTGCTGAACAAAGCCTTTCAGCTCAGGAATGACCATTACCCAGGTATCCCCCCACCATGTAGACACATTTACTCCGACAGGATAGCTCTCCGGATACTTTGTCCATGTTACAACAAGGACATATTTTTCACCCGAATCTTCCATCCATTGAAGTTCAGTATTCGACTCGGTTATAGGAACCAGTTCTTTGCAGATCTCATCCTCTTCAGCGATCATTGCATCCTCAATTGCAGACCTGTAGATCTGTTCAAGGTCTGTTACCTCAGGTGAAGATGCAACAGCATCATTATTAAGAAAGAATCCTGTAGATAGTAAAGCAAGCAATACTAATGGTATTGATAATATTAACAACAAATTACTTTTATTCATTTATTGGCCTTCCAATACATGTAATCCATATTCGAGATGTTTTAATATCTATCTGTTTTATTTATGCTCGACATGCCTTATTTAGATTTGAGAGATATTAAATTAGACCCACCTGATATCCGATTTAACATAGTGATGTTACTTTTTATTTAAGTTAATTTTCCAGTTAAAATAAAGTAGAAATTCTCTTAAGTTGTGTTTACACTTTTGATCGGGTCAAACTGATCATGAACCATTATTAATTTGGTCATTAAATGCTTTTGATCAAAAAATTAAAGTCCGGGAATAACAGCATCTTAAAAATGATATTATAGGGATGAGATAAGCTGTTATTCTATCCTTCCAGAAATTTCTTTTTGTTTTTCCTTCAGGTGCTTGTGTATCGCGATTTCAATGTTACTACTTAGATCTCTTTCTGTAAATGGCTTGAGTATGTATCCATAGGGTTCTGTTTGTTTCGCCCTTTCCAGGGTATTCTCATCGGAGTGTGCTGTAAGGTACACTACTGGTATTGAGAAGCGTTTTCGAATTTCATCGGCTGCTTCTATTCCATCCATGTCCCCTTTTAGCATTATGTCCATGAGTACAAGATCAGGAAATGTTCCTTCAACCTTGGTAATTGCATCCTTTCCTGTCGCAGCAACACCAGAAACGCTATAACCAAGGTTCATTAGCCTCTTTTTGATCACC is a genomic window of Methanococcoides methylutens containing:
- a CDS encoding DUF4405 domain-containing protein produces the protein MNRTRINYIVDLILFLLFIIVAFTGFFMYLVIPEGIPQGRYQVYMGLTKATWTIIHNRSSILLTVFVAVHFILHWKWITCIKRNLFGKGKKRKDEYLCEEKSSDQFDS
- a CDS encoding response regulator, whose translation is MKSTRILVVEDEAIVAMVIKKRLMNLGYSVSGVAATGKDAITKVEGTFPDLVLMDIMLKGDMDGIEAADEIRKRFSIPVVYLTAHSDENTLERAKQTEPYGYILKPFTERDLSSNIEIAIHKHLKEKQKEISGRIE